Part of the Candidatus Desulfatibia profunda genome, GGTTCAAACCGGAAAAAAATCAAAGGTGGAGATCAAGATGCCGGACGGAAGCTATGTCCGTTATGATGAATCCACAACGTTCGAGCTGGTTTCCGCTGCGGTTGACGTTGAAAAAAAGGAGCGCAACATCAGCGTGAGCATGATTGTCGGAAAGACCTGGGCCAAGGTGGCCCGGTTTTTCGGTGGCGGCGGGCGTTTTACGGTAACCACCCGGACTGCGGTTGCCGGAGTGCGCGGCACGGTATACCGGCTGAACGTTAACCCGGACAACTCCGTTATGGTGAAAGTTTACTGGGGCGAAGTCGTTGTCAACAGCCTGCCAAAGGCGGAAGCAACGGCACAGCCCGGAAAGCTTGCGACCCCCACGCCGGTGTCCGGCCCGCATCCGGTTCCCGGTCCGCATCCGGTATCCATGGAGGAGTGGACTTATATCGTCAGGTCTTTGGAGCAGATCAATATCCGGCCGGACGGCACGGTTGAAAAGCCGTTCCGGTTTGACATCAAAAAGGATTTAAGCAACTGGGTCCTCTGGAACCAGCAGCGCGACAAGGCCTTGGGCGACATCTGACAAATAAAATTTGAAGTGCCTAAAGTGATCTAAAGTGCCTAAAGTTAATTTATTTTATCATTTTTAGAATCCACATGAATTGCCCGCCAAAGGCGACCACAACTTTAGGCACTTATTTTTTTCATTAGTCCTTAACATTGCAGACTGAATTTTTTATCATGAAAGACATCCAAGAACGGCTTGATAAGGTTCATCAATTAATTGCAGCCATCGCAGCCCGCCGGGAGCCACTGATTTTAACGGCCGTACGTGACACCGGCTTTACCCGCAGAGAATGCGGCATCGAAGCGGAGCTTGTCCTTACCAACCTGAAAAACTTTGAGGACATGGCGTCCGCGTTTGCACCCAGACGGCCCATATGCGGCCCCGGGCAGGAAGTTGCCCTGGTGCTGCCCTATAACGGCAGCGCCTGGTTGAACACGGCGATTGTCTCCATCTATATGGTGGGAAATCGGGTGCGCGTCAAGTTCGCCACCCGCGGCTCCGAAATCTCCCGGCTGATCGAATCGATCTATACGCCCATTTTCGGCGACGCGATTTGTTTTGACTACTCCAACGGCAAAACGTTCCTGGAAAGGGCCATCACCGATTCCGACACACCGGCCATCTGCCTGTTCGGCACCGACGAATATGCGATCCACTACCGCGAGGCCATCAAAGCTCACCGCAAAAAGTTTATCTTCGAAGGGCCGGGCAAAGACCCGTTTATCGTTCTGGCCGGCGCCGATCTGGAGGCAACGGCCCGGGAACTGGCCTTTTCCAAATACATTTATGCCGGTCAAACCTGCACGGCACCCGAACGCGTGTACGTGCACGAATCCATCCACGATGAGTTTCTCGAGCTGTTTCTGGAGTTTTCCCGGGCGGTGAAAATCGGCGATCCCGAAGATCCGGCCACCGAGATGGGGGCGGTGGCCAGCCCGCGGGCAATTGCGGCCATCAAGGCCCAGCTTGCAGACGCCGTGGCCCGGGGCGGGCGCATCGTTTTGGGGGGCCGGATCGAAGGCAACCTGGTATATCCCACCGTGGTGGTGGATGCCCGCCAGGACATGCTGGGCATGCAGAATGAGATCTTCGGACCGGTTACGTTCGTCAGCGCCTTTGCAACGGACCAAGAGGCCGTCCGCCTGGCCCGGGACAATCGTTACGGCCTGCGAGCGGCCGTCTACGGCCGCGAGGATGAGGCCCGCAGACTGGCGGATGAGCTTGCCGGTGAACCCTATTGTCATCCGGTCGATCAAATCACCTTCGGACGCTTCGGCACGGTCGGTGTCAACCTGAGCCGTTCGGAATCATGGGTGGGCGCCTTTGTCAACAAAGCGGTCGGCGGTTACGGCTGCTCGGGCTGGATCTGGGAGACGGTCGACGATAAATTTATCCTCAAACAGGGCCCCAAACTGCTAAGCCTGGAAACTTCTTTTGCCCCGCGCTAAGCCGTTAAAACATTCCCTTCCATCATATTTCCCTTGATTTTTAAATGGTTATTTATTATTGTCAGAGCGTTTATTAAGATGCTTACCGTGGTTTAGTTTCCTCAGATTTTGCCAAATAGGACAATGTAAAGCGGAAGGATATAATCAACTTTACATTAACATATAAAAAAGCAACCTTTTTTTAAATTTTAGCTTTTTTCTATAAAACACCCGTAATATCAGGAATATTAAGAAGTTTTTCTCGCATATTGGAATATTGAAGAAAAAATTCTCGTTTTTCCGGTTTCAATATCCCTTTGGAAGCATTATAACAAATTGAATTTACTTGAATTAGACAGCAAGTTGCTCTTTTAGTTATGCGGCAATATTGCGCGTTTTTTCTACTCACTCACTAGTTATGTTTCAAATGAGGAGTTCCTAATGGCCAATACTGATAAAAAAGCAAAAGGACAATGGGAAAAATCCGCAACCGCATATAGTTACTACCGACATTATTTAGATTCTAAAGTAGATATGTTTAATCTTTCCATCATTGATCTTCTCTTCATCAGCAATTTCAAAGGAGGTAGTGCTACTATTAATGAACCCGAAACGACACTTGGGAAAAAACTTAATCAATACTGTTTTACACTACGCAAAATTCGTGACCAATTTGGGCAAAAAAGCCTTTCCGAACTTTATAAACATGAGGTCGAATCTCTCATTGATTTGTGCAATCAGTTTCTCATGCTTACTAAGG contains:
- a CDS encoding aldehyde dehydrogenase family protein, which translates into the protein MKDIQERLDKVHQLIAAIAARREPLILTAVRDTGFTRRECGIEAELVLTNLKNFEDMASAFAPRRPICGPGQEVALVLPYNGSAWLNTAIVSIYMVGNRVRVKFATRGSEISRLIESIYTPIFGDAICFDYSNGKTFLERAITDSDTPAICLFGTDEYAIHYREAIKAHRKKFIFEGPGKDPFIVLAGADLEATARELAFSKYIYAGQTCTAPERVYVHESIHDEFLELFLEFSRAVKIGDPEDPATEMGAVASPRAIAAIKAQLADAVARGGRIVLGGRIEGNLVYPTVVVDARQDMLGMQNEIFGPVTFVSAFATDQEAVRLARDNRYGLRAAVYGREDEARRLADELAGEPYCHPVDQITFGRFGTVGVNLSRSESWVGAFVNKAVGGYGCSGWIWETVDDKFILKQGPKLLSLETSFAPR
- a CDS encoding FecR domain-containing protein → MKRFNPKMLMIILMALVLMPLPATAKDKAVSIEIGSGQAMVNWLEGSVHRTKKGMAAAEPLSEGDVLSEGDRVQTGKKSKVEIKMPDGSYVRYDESTTFELVSAAVDVEKKERNISVSMIVGKTWAKVARFFGGGGRFTVTTRTAVAGVRGTVYRLNVNPDNSVMVKVYWGEVVVNSLPKAEATAQPGKLATPTPVSGPHPVPGPHPVSMEEWTYIVRSLEQINIRPDGTVEKPFRFDIKKDLSNWVLWNQQRDKALGDI